Proteins co-encoded in one Bombus pyrosoma isolate SC7728 linkage group LG4, ASM1482585v1, whole genome shotgun sequence genomic window:
- the LOC122567169 gene encoding LOW QUALITY PROTEIN: WD repeat-containing protein 36 (The sequence of the model RefSeq protein was modified relative to this genomic sequence to represent the inferred CDS: deleted 1 base in 1 codon), translated as MGHSKIFCKNRALGYVSNHIPLITRYITRRKENLIITCVGDTFLTYSCTHFTLLSASKTXPGEITCLAGDPYHTFTACGKEIYAWRRGGELKHTYKGHDYTVHILLPFGFHLISIDENNSVKLWDISTEELITELDFSDKHFKITTIIHPNTYINKILLGSEQGQLQLWNLKVLKLIYTFKGWNTPVTALEQAPAIDVAAIGLRDGRIILHNLKLDETLFELVQDWGCVISISFRTDEHPIMATGSLEGHIVFWNLEQRKVESQLLKAHFRGVTGLKYIPNEPLLVSSSSDNSIKLWIFDLADGAGRLLRIREGHSDPPSIVRFYRNKGNSILTAGSDSSLRAFSTITGLLNKNFGRASFNRKAAKKRGRLIEDPLLMPPITNFAVELTREKEWNNIAATHSGLGTVTTWSSDKAKMGEHKLIIEKFKSNRNIIATCVCITKCGDFVVIGYNSGHVERFNIQSGIHRASYGTNKGAHQGPVKGVMVDPLNQTVITAGRDAFVKFWKFKPKAGDTESVTKIILDEPAEWLRYHNDSSLIAIALEDFTIILIDLDTKRIVRRFEGHQARLTDACFNPDSRWLITASMDCTIRTWDIPSSNLIDIFQVPEACTSLSFSPTGEFLATAHVCNLGIYLWSNRTLYSHISLKGVNKDDPIPTIGLPGSIIEVTDINEDELTEPELDYVSPAQLQEDLITMSGLAHSRWQNLLNIDIIRKKNKPKEPPKAPESAPFFLPTIPSLELKFDLSGVKDTEVNKKLIIHPELENLTLFAKSLLSMKDPQFEEVIEKLKNMSPSSIDFEIQSLSADEKTSNTLLLHFMKMIYHMMEKKMDFELTQAYLAVFLKYHGATITEDETLRNYLVTLQEIHSKSWFVLRDKLFHNLSVVQALKKM; from the exons ATGGGACACAGTAAAATATTCTGCAAGAATCGCGCGTTAGGATATGTCAGTAATCACATTCCTCTTATAACAAGATATATTACAAGGCGAAAAGAAAATCTTATAATAACATGTGTCGGTGATACGTTTCTTACGTACAGTTGTACACATTTCACGCTTCTTAGCGCATCAAAAACG ANTCCAGGTGAAATTACATGTCTCGCGGGAGACCCTTATCACACTTTTACAGCATgtggaaaagaaatatacgcTTGGCGAAGAGGAGGAGAGCTAAAACATACTTATAAAGGACATGACTACACAGTGCATATTCTGTTACCTTTTggttttcatttaatatctaTTGATGAGAACAACAGTGTTAAACTGTGGGATATTAGTACAGAAGAGCTAATAACAGAGCTTGATTTCAGTgataaacatttcaaaattacaaCAATAATACATCCTAACAcctatataaacaaaatattacttgGAAGTGAACAAGGTCAACTGCAGTTATGGAATTTGAAAgtactaaaattaatttacacgtTTAAAGGCTGGAACACACCAGTAACTGCACTTGAACAAGCACCTGCAATAGACGTTGCAGCAATAGGTTTAAGAGATGgaagaattatattacataatttgaaGCTCGATGAAACACTTTTTGAATTAGTACAAGATTGGGGTTGTGTAATATCCATCAGTTTCCGAACAGATGAGCATCCAATAATGGCCACAGGAAGTTTAGAGGGTCATATTGTATTTTGGAACTTAGAGCAACGTAAAGTGGAAAGCCAACTCCTTAAAGCTCATTTTAGGGGTGTCACaggattaaaatatatacccAATGAACCATTGTtagtatcttcttcttctgacAATTCTATAAAGTTATGGATATTTGACTTAGCTGATGGAGCTGGAAGACTTTTAAGAATTAGAGAGGGTCATTCAGACCCTCCTAGTATTGTTcgtttttatagaaataaaggTAACAGTATATTAACAGCTGGAAGTGATTCTTCTTTGAGGGCATTTTCTACAATTACGGGACTGTTGAATAAAAACTTTGGAAGAGCATCATTCAACAGAAAAGCTgcaaagaaaagaggaagactTATTGAAGATCCTTTATTAATGCCACCAATTACTAATTTTGCTGTAGAGTtaacaagagaaaaagaatggaataaCATTGCAGCAACACATTCTGGTTTGGGTACAGTCACTACATGGTCTTCTGATAAAGCAAAAATGGGAGAACACAAATTAATCATAGAAAAGTTTAAAAGCAACCGTAACATTATTGCAACTTGTGTGTGTATAACAAAATGTGGAGATTTTGTTGTTATTGGATATAATAGTGGCCATGTAGAaagatttaatatacaatCAGGAATTCACAGAGCTAGCTATGGTACTAATAAAGGAGCACATCAAGGTCCTGTGAAAGGTGTAATGGTAGATCCTTTAAATCAAACTGTAATCACTGCTGGCAGAGATGCATTTGTAAagttttggaaatttaaaccAAAAGCAG gAGATACTGAATCggtaacaaaaataatattggatGAACCAGCTGAATGGTTACGATATCATAATGATAGTTCCCTTATAGCCATAGCATTGGAagattttactattatattaatagatCTTGACACTAAAAGAATTGTCCGACGTTTTGAAGGACATCAAGCGCGATTAACAGACGCATGTTTTAACCCTGACTCTAGATGGCTAATAACAGCATCTATGGATTGTACAATTCGAACATGGGATATTCCTTCCTCCAATTTAATAGACATTTTTCAG GTACCAGAAGCATGCACGTCTTTAAGTTTTTCACCTACTGGTGAATTTCTTGCTACAGCACATGTATGTAACTTAGGTATATATTTATGGTCAAACCGTACCTTGTATTCCCACATTTCTTTGAAAGGAGTGAACAAAGACGATCCGATTCCAACGATTGGTCTACCTGGCTCAATAATAGAAGTTACTGATATTAATGAAGATGAACTTACTGAACCAGAATTGGATTATGTTTCTCCAGCACAACTTCAGGAGGATCTTATTACAATGTCCGGTTTAGCTCACTCGAGGTGGCagaatctattaaatatcgatatcataagaaaaaagaacaaaccAAAAGAACCGCCAAAGGCACCGGAAAGTGCACCTTTCTTTCTGCCAACGATTCCATCCttagaattgaaatttgaCCTTTCGGGTGTTAAAGATACCGAAGTCAACAAGAAACTGATTATTCATCCTGAGCTAGAAAATCTCACTTTGTTTGCCAAATCCTTACTGTCTATGAAAGATCCACAATTTGAAgaagttattgaaaaattaaaaaatatgagtCCCAGTTCTATCGATTTCGAAATTCAATCACTTTCAGCGGATGAAAAAACATCAAATACTTTATTACTTCACtttatgaaaatgatatatcatatgatggaaaagaaaatggattTTGAATTAACACAAGCTTACCTAGCCGTATTTTTGAAATACCACGGAGCAACAATAACAGAAGACGAAAcgttaagaaattatttagtCACATTACAAGAAATACACTCAAAGTCTTGGTTTGTATTAAGAGATAAATTGTTTCATAATCTAAGTGTTGTACAAGCTTTGAAGaagatgtaa
- the LOC122567184 gene encoding nucleoporin NDC1 isoform X2: MIQMNKKGCKELLMQRMFLAIISSIIVQFLLVTCLLLITNLNTDYVSWIQNTWTAITSFRMWSYFCVLATVTFFQGVICSKSYSTIPPYSKKWVPFEFKQSNVFNTAEYGVTLPGALSTDKVPIMQHLGYLDLITIAQKDKARRGVLFTLSQPGGHPYNWNCVIEKCTGLIKKFSDDLSAACIKPQEPILSPGAPSSTMTDVTAFQKQYMYRMRSLIKEEVQTCIQSNIKKDVDNELFIQKFIKTRWNNFLTYLLSKPLISYVFGEIEGGKVCHILFNGQTIIWAADAISSLAVLSLNEDSYGIAQKDLPLIINTLLALKQALDKLQKSNIMTKKQHGDDKFIKQIFHSLRAAAKRSLYRIVTCFEIYIGDLGLETTTVEQLHSFLAYRE, encoded by the exons atgatacaaatgaataaaaaaggatGCAAAGAATTGCTAATGCAGAGAATGTTCTTAGCTATAATCTCCAGTataatcgtacaatttttacttGTGACTTGCTTACttctaattacaaatttaaatacagaTTATGTGTCATGGATTCAAAACACATGGACAGCGATAACCTCTTTTCGAATGTGGAGTTATTTCTGTGTTCTTGCTACCGTTACATTTTTTCAAGGAGTTATTTGTAGCAAAAGTTACTCTACCATTCCACCCTACTCAAAAA AATGGGTTCCTTTTGAATTCAAACAAAGTAATGTATTTAACACTGCTGAATATGGAGTGACACTTCCTGGCGCGTTATCTACAGACAAAGTGCCAATAATGCAACATTTAGGCtatttagatttaattacaatagCACAAAAGGATAAAGCAAGAAGAGGTGTATTATTCACACTCAGTCAACCTGGGGGTCATCCTTACAATTGGAACTGtgttatagaaaaatgtactGGTCTCATCAAAAAATTTTCTGATGATCTTAGCGCAGCATGCATTAAACCTCAAGAACCAATACTATCTCCTGGTGCTCCAAGTTCAACAATGACAGATGTTACTGCATTTCAGAAACAATATATGTATCGTATGCGCagtttaataaaagaagaagtacAAACCTGTAtacaaagtaatataaaaaaagatgttGACAATGAACtgtttattcaaaaattcataaaaacaaGATGGAACAACTTTCTCACATACTTACTTTCTAAACCACTTATTTCATATGTTTTTGGTGAAATAGAGGGTGGTAAAGTatgtcatattttatttaatggacaGACGATAATCTGGGCTGCGGATGCAATTTCATCTTTAGCTGTATTATCATTAAATGAAGATTCTTATGGAATTGCTCAAAAAGATTTACCACTTATAATCAATACTTTACTTGCATTGAAGCAAGCTcttgataaattacaaaaatcaaatattatgaCAAAGAAACAACATGGagatgataaatttattaaacaaatcttTCATTCTTTACGTGCTGCAGCAAAACGAAGTCTTTATAGAATAGTTAcatgttttgaaatttatataggAGATTTAGGATTAGAAACAACAACAGTGGAACAGTTACATAGTTTTCTTGCTTATAGAGAATAA
- the LOC122567184 gene encoding nucleoporin NDC1 isoform X1, giving the protein MIQMNKKGCKELLMQRMFLAIISSIIVQFLLVTCLLLITNLNTDYVSWIQNTWTAITSFRMWSYFCVLATVTFFQGVICSKSYSTIPPYSKSRFIKFFGIFTYQNILMGILHIIIGGLLVWLHLSIRGDKYGFLMTKCNRIYGMCLMEEHYFLFLSGFWSGLYFFLKISIFHMKYLKFPIISSSKLFRFKAGISSLLPSLMAECIWPTLYYLIGYYFLGPYCCSTILFLSSLQLESEPLSSIPSLLNLSLIFQLWLYQLMFVLTINSMYLLFEIYLTEWVPFEFKQSNVFNTAEYGVTLPGALSTDKVPIMQHLGYLDLITIAQKDKARRGVLFTLSQPGGHPYNWNCVIEKCTGLIKKFSDDLSAACIKPQEPILSPGAPSSTMTDVTAFQKQYMYRMRSLIKEEVQTCIQSNIKKDVDNELFIQKFIKTRWNNFLTYLLSKPLISYVFGEIEGGKVCHILFNGQTIIWAADAISSLAVLSLNEDSYGIAQKDLPLIINTLLALKQALDKLQKSNIMTKKQHGDDKFIKQIFHSLRAAAKRSLYRIVTCFEIYIGDLGLETTTVEQLHSFLAYRE; this is encoded by the coding sequence atgatacaaatgaataaaaaaggatGCAAAGAATTGCTAATGCAGAGAATGTTCTTAGCTATAATCTCCAGTataatcgtacaatttttacttGTGACTTGCTTACttctaattacaaatttaaatacagaTTATGTGTCATGGATTCAAAACACATGGACAGCGATAACCTCTTTTCGAATGTGGAGTTATTTCTGTGTTCTTGCTACCGTTACATTTTTTCAAGGAGTTATTTGTAGCAAAAGTTACTCTACCATTCCACCCTACTCAAAAAGTaggtttattaaattttttggaatattcacatatcaaaatattttgatggGTATCCTGCACATTATCATTGGTGGTCTCCTTGTTTGGTTGCATTTATCAATCAGAGGAGACAAATATGGTTTTTTAATGACAAAATGTAACAGAATTTATGGAATGTGTTTAATGGAAGAacattactttttattcttaagTGGATTTTGGAGtggattatattttttcttgaaGATTAGTATCtttcatatgaaatatttaaaatttcctatCATATCTTCATCAAAGCTTTTTCGATTTAAAGCAGGAATCAGCTCCCTGCTTCCATCATTAATGGCTGAATGCATATGGCCAActctatattatttaattggtTATTATTTCTTGGGTCCTTATTGTTGttctacaatattatttttgtcatcCTTACAATTAGAAAGTGAACCATTGAGTAGCATTCCTAGCTTACTGAATCTGTCattgatttttcaattatgGTTGTACCAACTGATGtttgtattaacaattaacagTATGTATTtactatttgaaatatatttgacagAATGGGTTCCTTTTGAATTCAAACAAAGTAATGTATTTAACACTGCTGAATATGGAGTGACACTTCCTGGCGCGTTATCTACAGACAAAGTGCCAATAATGCAACATTTAGGCtatttagatttaattacaatagCACAAAAGGATAAAGCAAGAAGAGGTGTATTATTCACACTCAGTCAACCTGGGGGTCATCCTTACAATTGGAACTGtgttatagaaaaatgtactGGTCTCATCAAAAAATTTTCTGATGATCTTAGCGCAGCATGCATTAAACCTCAAGAACCAATACTATCTCCTGGTGCTCCAAGTTCAACAATGACAGATGTTACTGCATTTCAGAAACAATATATGTATCGTATGCGCagtttaataaaagaagaagtacAAACCTGTAtacaaagtaatataaaaaaagatgttGACAATGAACtgtttattcaaaaattcataaaaacaaGATGGAACAACTTTCTCACATACTTACTTTCTAAACCACTTATTTCATATGTTTTTGGTGAAATAGAGGGTGGTAAAGTatgtcatattttatttaatggacaGACGATAATCTGGGCTGCGGATGCAATTTCATCTTTAGCTGTATTATCATTAAATGAAGATTCTTATGGAATTGCTCAAAAAGATTTACCACTTATAATCAATACTTTACTTGCATTGAAGCAAGCTcttgataaattacaaaaatcaaatattatgaCAAAGAAACAACATGGagatgataaatttattaaacaaatcttTCATTCTTTACGTGCTGCAGCAAAACGAAGTCTTTATAGAATAGTTAcatgttttgaaatttatataggAGATTTAGGATTAGAAACAACAACAGTGGAACAGTTACATAGTTTTCTTGCTTATAGAGAATAA
- the LOC122566685 gene encoding uncharacterized protein LOC122566685: MWKCHKCGKPVYFAERKQSLGYDWHPECLRCEECGKRLNPGQHAEHKGVPYCHVPCYGALFGPQLFGHGTRVESHTSFGKKEARPSLPRSHLESKLKVFNQYYEGKSGGIRSREVNGRLILEGALRIYWGVRGVIHLKEDDDQRTVVTARNRNSCRRSVSDSIEDEEKEEDCVKETCEQDAETETKSVPTSPDHLKSLTLPMKLDVKNMEWDEIDELLQVERKIEDGKKLYQTMPENLPSISSQTTSDPLPLSSQSSFDRSDSRENSEADSPNHQSNRGNDSSVTSTPTHSIGSSSSTDTPIYHGTPNRNGTLRRVEYFDNLEKNMSGNRSISTDDSWIEKGLNRSMSGPDCLQRHRTDSDTDSVNSLQFREDDNMTMSTDSGLELDGVVLRRKQGSTAIRRRPGGRRQSRSRLRRRCSINGHFYNRETSFFTPPHGSQMSVWITSLVNTQEVINLMLDKYKVDAKPDNFALFVVRDNGEQRRLRDDEYPLEVRVVLGPHENVARLFLVDKLSTPEISSDVAQFLNLSLVECHGILQRYYYEEERQILLLKEKYKEMRRRIRQRMEELKVRL, encoded by the exons ATGTGGAAGTGCCATAAATGTGGGAAACCAGTATATTTCG CTGAACGCAAGCAATCATTGGGATATGACTGGCATCCAGAATGTTTAAGATGCGAAGAATGTGGGAAACGCTTAAATCCAGGCCAGCATGCAGAG cATAAGGGTGTACCATATTGTCACGTACCATGTTACGGAGCTCTTTTTGGGCCACAATTATTTGGCCATGGAACGAGAGTTGAATCACATACAAGTTTTGGGAAAAAAGAAGCTCGGCCATCATTACCTAG ATCACACTTGGAATCAAAGTTGAAGGTTTTCAACCAGTATTATGAAGGCAAAAGTGGTGGAATAAGAAGCCGTGAG gtTAATGGAAGATTGATATTGGAAGGCGCACTTCGTATTTATTGGGGTGTCAGAGGAGTGATTCATTTGAAAGAAGATGATGATCAACGCACAGTAGTTACAGCTCGTAATAGAAATTCATGTAGACGTAGTGTTTCTgat AGTatagaagatgaagaaaaagaggaagattGTGTAAAAGAAACTTGTGAACAAGATGCGGAAACTGAAACAAAGTCTGTACCGACCTCACCTGATCATCTTAAGAGCCTCACTTTACCAATGAAACTAGACGTTAAGAACATGGAGTGGGATGAAATAGATGAGCTTCTTCAG GTTGAACGTAAAATCGAAgatggaaagaaattataccAAACGATGCCCGAAAATCTACCTTCGATTAGTTCGCAAACCACTTCCGACCCACTGCCTCTTTCCTCTCAATCCAGTTTTGATAGATCTGATTCTCGCGAAAATTCAGAAGCTGATAGTCCGAATCATCAAAGCAACCGTGGTAACGATAGTAGCGTAACTAGTACACCAACGCACAGTATAGGTAGTTCTTCCAGTACCGATACGCCTATTTACCATGGCACACCAAATCGAAATGGAACGCTTCGAAGGGTAGAATACTTCGATAACTTGGAGAAAAATATGTCCGGTAATAGATCTATTAGCACTGATGACAGTTGGATAGAAAAAGGCTTAAATCGATCGATGTCCGGACCTGATTGCCTCCAAAGACATCGAACTGATAGCGATACAGATTCTGTAAATTCTCTACAATTTAGAGAAGATGATAACATGACAATGTCGACCGACAGCGGACTAGAg CTGGATGGCGTAGTTTTACGACGAAAACAAGGGTCCACCGCAATTAGACGTCGTCCGGGTGGTCGACGACAATCACGTAGTCGACTGCGGCGTCGTTGTTCAATTAACggacatttttataatcgtGAAACCAGTTTTTTTACACCTCCGCATGGATCTCAAATGTCCGTTTGGATTACAAGTTTAGTAAATACTCAGGAAGTTATCAACCTTATGTTAGACAAATATAAAGTTGATGCTAAACCAGATAATTTTGCGTTGTTCGTCGTCCGCGATAATGGCG agCAAAGAAGATTAAGAGACGACGAATATCCGCTGGAGGTTCGCGTAGTATTAGGTCCGCACGAAAATGTCGCGCGACTTTTTTTAGTAGACAAATTGTCGACTCCGGAAATTAGCTCTGACGTTGCGCAATTTCTTAATCTCTCTTTGGTAGAATGTCACGGTATATTGCAGCGTTATTATTACGAAGAGGAGCGTCAGATTCTTCtcttaaaagaaaa ATATAAGGAGATGCGGCGAAGAATACGGCAAAGAATGGAAGAGCTAAAGGTTCGACTATAG